The Halorubrum salinarum genome segment CGACACCGATGCGGACGAGGACGAGGAGGCGGAAGCGGCGCCGGCCGTCGAACTCGGCGACGGGCCGGACGTGGCCGGCGAGCCGGTCGCCCGCGTCGCGTCGCGGCTCACGTGGCCCGCGACGCGCAGCGACGTCCGCGAACAGGAGGGCGACGCCGAGATCCGGACGCCCGACGGCCCGCAGACGCTCGACGACGTGCTCGCGGACTCGGAGGTACCCCTCTTCGAGAGCCGGAGCGACTTCCTCCAAGCGGTCGAGGACGTCGTCGGCCGCGGCCCGGTCGCGACCGAGTAAGCGACGAGCGCGGCGACGCTATTTATAAATAACCGGCGAGACGGCGAGAGACATTTATAAATCGGCGGTCGGCGCGCCCCGGTGAGCGGCCCGAAGGGCCGCGAACCGCCGGTGCGAGGGAGTCAGTCGCCGGAGCGAAGCGACGGCGACTGACGAGGCTGGGGAGGCGTGAGGTGCGGTCGCTGTGCGTTGCCGCGAGCGCAGCGAGCGGGAGCACGGAAGTCGCAGCCCGCGCAGCGAACGGAGTGAGCGAGCAGGAACGTCTTCCGGAGGGGCGGGACGCAAAGGGGCAGTTGCGAGGACAGCGCAGGCGACGTAAGCACCGCAGGAGCGAGTGAAACGAGCGACGAGGAGCGCAACGAGCGTGCGCTGTCCTCGCGACTGGGGCTTTGGCGGTGTTGGCCGCCGATCCGTTGACGACTATTTATACGTGCGCTACGGCACCGCCGAAACGCTATCCGTTTACACCGCCGCTGTCCGATCCGTCCCGATCCAGCCACGCGGTCGCGAGCGACTCGAACGGCGCCGAGTAGCTCATCAGCGTCGTCCCGAGCACCGCCATCACGAGGACGTAGGCGACCGCGAACGCGTTGATCGTCGCCGCGAGCGCCGGGTCGAACGAGCCGGCCTCCGCGCCGGAGACCGCGACGGTCGCGATGATGAGCGAGAACTCGCCGCGGGTGGTCATCCCGAGGCCGACGCGCGTCGAGCGCCGGGCGTCGAGGTCGAACGCGCGCCCCGCGAAGTAGCCGGTGACGGCCTTCGTCGGCGTGGTCACGACGACCGCGAGGGCGACGAGCGCCGCCACGTCGGCGAACAGCGCGGGGTCGGTGACGAGCCCGATCCAGAAGAAGAACACCGCGGCGAACACGTCGCGGACCGGCTCCAGGATCGTCTCGATGTCGTGGACCCGTCCGGTCGCGGAGAACGCCATCCCGACGAAGAACGCCGCGACTGCCTCGCTGACGCCGAGCGCGAGCGCCGCGCCGGCGACGAACACGACCGCGGCGACGGCCCGGAGCGCGACGAACTCCATGTTGTCCGTCGCCACCAGCCGGTCGAACGCCGGCGTGCCGAAGCGGACGGCGGCGAGTAACACGAGGATGAACCCGACCGCGATCCCGACGTCCGCGGCGGCCGCGGCGACGTCGCCGCCGCCGAGCACGAGGGCGGACGCGACCGCGAGGTACACCGCGATGAACAGGTCCTCGTAGACGAGGGTGCCGAGCAGCGGCTCCGCCTCGTCGTTGGCGATCCAGCCGAGGTCGATGAGCGACTTCGTGATCACCGCCGACGAGGAGATGTAGACGATCCCCGCGATCAGGAACGCCGGGAGGAACGCCCCGAAGACGAGCCACCCGAGGACGAGCCCGACCCCGAAGTTCGCGAGGTCGATCGTCCCGGCCGTCCCGATCGGGCCCCGCCGGGCGAGCAGCCGGTCGAGGTTGAACTCCAGCCCGAGGAAGAACAGCAGGAAGACGATCCCTAGCTCCGCGCCGAGGGAGATGAACTCCGTCTCGGGCACGTAGGCGGTCCCGACGACCGGGAGCGAGAGCCGTCCGAGGACGTACTGCCCGAGGAGCGTCCCGACGAGGATGTACGCGGGGATCACGGACTGGCCGAGGCGGCTCGCGACCGCGCCGGCGGCCGCGACCGCGACGAACATGACGCCGACGTCGAGCAGCGCCACTACCGCCCACCCCGAGCGCCGACGGTCGCGGTCACCGGACCGCCCGGAGCGGCCGCGGCGCCGAGGGGCGACGCGCCGAGTCCGCCGGTCATTCGGTGAGTATCTCCTCGAACGCCTCGCAGTTCTCCGGCGTGCCGACCCCGATCAGCGTGTCGCCCTCGCGGAGGGTGGTGCCGGCGCCCGGGCTGTCGAGCACCTCGTCGTCGCGCTGGATGGCGACGACCGCGAGCCCGGTGCGGTTGCCGATGTCGGCGCTCTCCAGCGTCTCCCCGACGAGCGGCGAGCCCGGGGGCAGCTCGTACCACTCCAAGAGGATGCCGCCCGGCAGCGTCGTCTCTTGGGTATCGGGCTCGACGGGCTGGAAGTACGCCCCCTCGATGATCGAGCCGATCGTCCGCGCGAGGTCGTCGGAGAACTCGAACGCCTTCTCGGAGTCGGCGTCCGGGTCGGACCGGCGAAACACCTCGCGTTTGCCCGTGTTGTGGATGACGACGACCATCTCCTCGCCGCCGCCCAGCTCGATCTCGAACTTCTTCCCGACCCCGGGGAGGTCGGACTCGGTGATCGTCATACGGAGCACAGAGAGCCCACCGTAATATGTCTGTACGTCGCCGGGCGAGGGGGACGAGTCAGGTCGACGCGTCGCCCGCTGCGGGCCGTCCGAGTCCCGGCGGGCGCCCGCGTCGGACGCGCGTCGGTCGTCGCACCAAACGCTAAGTGGGCCGGGTCCGAGGGAACGGGTATGTGGGGCTCCCGCGGGAGTCGGGACCGGCGGACGGTCGTGTGTATCGCGTGCGGCGAATCGGTGCTGCGGGAGGACGCGCGCGAGTACGACAAGGAAGGCGACCGCTGGAGCCGGCGCGACAAGGAGTTCGAGTACCTCTGTGCCGACTGCGACGACGAGATCTGCCACCAGCCGCGCGACGGGCTCGAGTCGCTGCTCCGGTCGATCGAGGCTGACGGGCTCAGCGACGAGGAGTTCCTCGAACGCTACGTCGACGCGGTGGCGGACGACGGCGCCCGGAGCGACGAGGGCGACGCGGGCGCCCGGTCGGACCGCGGCCGCTCCGACCGCACGCGCTCGGACCGCGACCGCTCGGACCGCGACCGATAGTTCTACCAAGCGCGGGTCGGTACCGCGGGGATAGGTATGTGTGCCCTCCACGCAGCGACCGCGACGCCGGTTCCGGCCGTCGTCGACTCCCTCGGCTCAGTTCCGACCGCGATCAGCGCCCTCGACCCGGTCCCGACCGCGATCGGCGCCGGCGCGCTGGTCCTCGGCATCGTCCTCCTCGCGCGCGGCGCGAGCGGCGCCCGCGACGCGGTCCGGGTCCTCCGAACGACGCCGGCCGACCCGGCCGGACTCGACGGCGCGGAGCGGGGGATACGGGTCACCGGCCGCGCCGCCGCGGTCGACGACGAGACGCTCCCGGCGCCGTTCGGCGGCGACCCGTGCCTCTGCGTCGAGTACGACGTATCCGAGCTCCGCAGCCAAGGGAAGGGGCAGTCGTGGGTCGCGATCGACGAGGGGGAGGCCGGCGTCCCGTTCCGGGTCGACGCCGGCGGGACCGGCGTCCGCGTCGACCCCGCGGCGGCGACGTTCTCGCTCGACGTGGACGAGAAGGTCAAGCTCGACGCCGGCGAGGAGCCGCCCGAGCGCGTCCGGGGGTTCATCGACGCGTTCGACGATGTCGACGACACGGAGACCGGGTACGAGGTCGGCCCGCTCACGATCGGCGACGACCCGCGGCGACGGTACGTCCAGCGGGCGCTCCGCCCGGGCGACGAGGTGACGGTCGTCGGCGACGCCGCGGCGTTCCCGGACGCGCCGGTCGGCGAGGTGAAGTCGCGGGTCGCGGACGGCGCGCCGTTCGTCGTCTCGGACGCGACCGCGCGCCGGACCGCGCTCCGACTGGTCGGGGCGTCGGCGGTCCCGGTCGTCCTCGGCGCGGTCGCGCTCGCCGTCGCCGCGCTGGCGCTGTCGCCGGCTGTCGCCGCGCTCGTCTGACCGCGCGCTCCGACGGACCGGGTGCGCCCGACCGAGAGACGACGCCCGCGTCACGCCGCCCGACAGGCCTTTCTAACGCACCCGCGTTGGTGGAGGTATGTCAGACGACGAGCCGAAGCCGGGGTCCGCCGAGGACCAGGGCCCCGTGACGATCACGCCAGCGCTCGCGGACCGACTCGCGGAGAAGCGCGAGGAGCTGTTCGAGGAGTTCGGGATCCGCGACGAGTTCCCGAGCGAGGTCCTCCGCGAGGCCGAGGCCCGGACCGAGGGCGTCTACGAGGAGATCGAGGCCGAGATCGACGAGCGCGAGGACCTCCGCGACCTCACCACGTGGACGACCGACCCGGTCGACGCGCAGGACTTCGACGACGCCATCTCCATCGAGCGCGAGGACGGGGCCTACCGGCTGTGGGTCCACATCGCCGACGTGACCCACTACGTCACGCCTGACACCGCGATGTGGGAGGAGGCCGTCGAGCGGGCGAACACCGTCTACCTGCCCGACTACACGATCCACATGCTTCCGCCGGTGCTGGCGGAGACCGTCTGCTCGCTCGTCCCGAACGAGGACCGGCTCGCCCACACCGTGGAGATGGAGATCGACGAGGAGACCCTCTCGTTCGAGGACATCGACATCTACAAGTCCGTCATCAACTCCGACGAGCGGCTCACCTACAAGGAGTGCGAGAACCGGCTCGACGACCCCGACCTCCCCCTGAGCGAGGAGAACCAGCTCGCCTTCGAGCTCGCGGACCGGATGCACGAGCAGCGCAAGGAGGACGGCTCGCTCGTCCTCAACCCCCGGCGCGACCGCGCGCACACCATCATCGAGGAGTCGATGCTGAAGGCGAACAAGGCGGTGACGCACACGCTGATGTGGGACCGCGGCGTCGAGGCGATGTACCGCGTCCACCCGCAGCCGACCCCGGACCAGTGGAACGAGGCGCTGAAGGAGATCCAGGAGCTCGACGGCGTCTCGATCCCCGGGAACGCGTGGGGCGACGACCCGCGGAAGGCGGTCAACGCCGCCCTCGAAGAGTCCCCGGAGCGCCAGCTCAACAAGATCCAGCGCGCCGTGCTGAAGGTGATGCCCCGGGCGAAGTATATGAACGACCCGTTCGGCGGTCACCACGCGCTCAACTTCGACATCTACGGCCACTTCACCTCGCCCATCCGCCGGCTCTCCGACACGATCAACCACTGGATCGTCCACGAGAACGACGTGCCCGAGACGCTCGTCGAGCTGTGCGACCACGCCAGCGACAAGCAGAAGGACGGCGAGACCGCCGAGCGGCTCTACAAGCAGTTCCTCCAGGAGCAGGGGCTCGACCCCTACGCGGTCAACAACCGCGGCGTCGAGGTCGTCGAGGACCCCGACGAGGCGAAACACACCGCCTGAGCGGCGAGGGATATACGCCCGTGCGGCCGCAAGTCATGGTATGGACGCCCACGACCACGGCGACGCGGACCGACACGCGAAGGACCCGCTCGAACCGACCGGCGACCCCGAGCGCGACGCGGAGCGCGCGGCGACGGTCGGCGGGTTCACCGGGGCCGTCCTCGGGGCCCGCGGCGGCCCGATCGGCGCCGGCATCGGCGCCTTCCTCGGCGGCTCGACCGGCTACGCGGTCGGCTACGCGCTGAGCGAACTGGAGTCGGCCGACCGCGACGAGTTCGGTGACGACGACGCGGGCGATCACGAGGCGACGGAGTCCGGACCGGACGCAGTCGACGACGGACCCGTGACGATCGACGTGGAGTCGGAGGGCGAAGCCGACGGCGACCCCGGCGCGCACGCTCACGAAGGCGACGAGGACGAGGAAGACGACGACCACGAGGAAGAAGTCGCCGACCACGAGGCCGACGACGAACACACCGATTGACCTCCGCGGCGCGCGGCTGCCGCGGAGCGAACCTTGATTGCCGGCGGCGACGACCCGCCGCCATGGTAACCCAGCGCATCGTCGACCACTGCCTGTCGGTCGACGCCGAGCGGCCGGACCTCCCGGCGCACCTCCTCGACTGGTTCGCGGTCGCGGTCGGCGGCGCGACGCACGCCGACTCCACCCCGGCGATCCTCGACGGCGTCCGGAAGATCGCGGGCCCGACGCCGGACCCCGAGAGCGACGCCGCCGCGACGGTCCTCCCGAGCGGCGAGCGGCTGACCCCCGCGGACGCGGCGCTCGCGAACGGCGCGCTCGCGCACAGCCTCGACTTCGACGACACCCACCTCGCCTCCTCGCTCCACCCGGGCGCGCCGGTGATCGCGGCCGCGCTCGCGGCGGCCGAGGGCGAGGGCCCGGAGACGCCCGCGGACCGGTTCCGCGCGGGCGTCGCGGCCGGCTACGACGTGGCCTGTACCGTCGGCGAGGCGGTCGGGCCGGACGCCCACTACGACCGCGGCTTCCACGTCACCGCGACCTGCGGGACGTTCGGGGCCGTCGCGGCGGCGGGCGTGGTCCGCGGCCTCGACGCCGACGAACTGCGGGACGCGTTCGGGATCGCGGGGAGCCAGGCGGCCGGATCGCTCCAGTTCCTCGCGAACGGGGCGTGGAACAAGCGGCTCCACCCCGGGCTCGCGGCGCGCCGCGGCATCGAGGCGACCGACCTCGCGGCCGCCGGGGTCGTCGGTGCGGCCGACCCGCTCGACGGCGAGCACGGCTTCTTTTCCGGCTACTCCGACGAGCCGAACCCCGCCGCCGTCGACCGGATCGGCGAGCGCGACGCGGTCGCGGAGACGGGCCGCAAGCCGTACCCGTGCTGCCGCTACCTCCACGCCGCGGTCGACGGGCTCCGAGAGATCGCCCCCGATGTCGACCCCGACGCGGTCGAGGGGATCGAGATCGCGATCCCGAGCGCGGGCGTCCGGCTCACGGGCGAGCCGATCGCGGCGAAGCGGCGCCCCGAGGGGTTCGTCGACTGCCAGTTCTCCGCGCCGTTCGCCGCCGCCGTGACGCTGACCGAGGAGACCGCCGACGCAGAGGCGTTCCTGCGCGCGGTCGGGCGCCTCGACGGGCCGCCGCGGTGGGACGACCCCGAGATCCGCCGGCTGATGGACGCGACGAGCGTGGGAACGGATCCGGCGATCGAGGCGCGGTTCCCGGAGGAGTGGGGCGCGCGGGTGACCGTGACCGCCGGCGGCGAGACGCGCGAGGCGTCGGTGCGCGTCCCGCTGGGCGAGCCGGAGAAGCCGATGTCGGCCGCGGAGACGGAGGCGAAGGCGGCGGGCCTGCTCGCGGGCAGCGGCGTCGACGTAGACCGGCTGGCGGCCGTCGTCGAGTCGCTCTCCGGGCGGTCCGTCGCGGACCTCGTCGACGCGGCGACGGCGGAGTGAGAGGGAGTCTCAGTCGTCGTCGGACGGCTTCCCGACGATGACCGGGCGGTCCGCGTTGAGGATGACGGACTGGCTGACGCTGCCGAACAGCGCCTTCCCGACCGGGGAGCGCTCGCGCATCCCGAGCACGATCGAGTCGACGTCGCGGTCGGCCGCGACCGCGAGGATCGCGTCCGCGGCGTCGCCGACGTGGAGCTCCCGGTCGTGGGAGATTCCGAGCTCGTCGAGCCGCGCCTCGACGGCCTCCAGCGAGTCGGGGATCCCGCGGAGGTCCTCGATCGACTCGTTGATCTCGTCGATGACCGACGAGCCCGCCTCGTCGGCGGGCGCGTCGACGGACTCGTACACGTGTAACA includes the following:
- a CDS encoding RNB domain-containing ribonuclease, translated to MSDDEPKPGSAEDQGPVTITPALADRLAEKREELFEEFGIRDEFPSEVLREAEARTEGVYEEIEAEIDEREDLRDLTTWTTDPVDAQDFDDAISIEREDGAYRLWVHIADVTHYVTPDTAMWEEAVERANTVYLPDYTIHMLPPVLAETVCSLVPNEDRLAHTVEMEIDEETLSFEDIDIYKSVINSDERLTYKECENRLDDPDLPLSEENQLAFELADRMHEQRKEDGSLVLNPRRDRAHTIIEESMLKANKAVTHTLMWDRGVEAMYRVHPQPTPDQWNEALKEIQELDGVSIPGNAWGDDPRKAVNAALEESPERQLNKIQRAVLKVMPRAKYMNDPFGGHHALNFDIYGHFTSPIRRLSDTINHWIVHENDVPETLVELCDHASDKQKDGETAERLYKQFLQEQGLDPYAVNNRGVEVVEDPDEAKHTA
- a CDS encoding cation:proton antiporter regulatory subunit — encoded protein: MTITESDLPGVGKKFEIELGGGEEMVVVIHNTGKREVFRRSDPDADSEKAFEFSDDLARTIGSIIEGAYFQPVEPDTQETTLPGGILLEWYELPPGSPLVGETLESADIGNRTGLAVVAIQRDDEVLDSPGAGTTLREGDTLIGVGTPENCEAFEEILTE
- a CDS encoding universal stress protein, encoding MYHVLLPVDIETDRALSQVDILESLPADAAEIEVTLLHVYESVDAPADEAGSSVIDEINESIEDLRGIPDSLEAVEARLDELGISHDRELHVGDAADAILAVAADRDVDSIVLGMRERSPVGKALFGSVSQSVILNADRPVIVGKPSDDD
- a CDS encoding MmgE/PrpD family protein produces the protein MVTQRIVDHCLSVDAERPDLPAHLLDWFAVAVGGATHADSTPAILDGVRKIAGPTPDPESDAAATVLPSGERLTPADAALANGALAHSLDFDDTHLASSLHPGAPVIAAALAAAEGEGPETPADRFRAGVAAGYDVACTVGEAVGPDAHYDRGFHVTATCGTFGAVAAAGVVRGLDADELRDAFGIAGSQAAGSLQFLANGAWNKRLHPGLAARRGIEATDLAAAGVVGAADPLDGEHGFFSGYSDEPNPAAVDRIGERDAVAETGRKPYPCCRYLHAAVDGLREIAPDVDPDAVEGIEIAIPSAGVRLTGEPIAAKRRPEGFVDCQFSAPFAAAVTLTEETADAEAFLRAVGRLDGPPRWDDPEIRRLMDATSVGTDPAIEARFPEEWGARVTVTAGGETREASVRVPLGEPEKPMSAAETEAKAAGLLAGSGVDVDRLAAVVESLSGRSVADLVDAATAE
- a CDS encoding DUF5789 family protein, with the translated sequence MSDTDADEDEEAEAAPAVELGDGPDVAGEPVARVASRLTWPATRSDVREQEGDAEIRTPDGPQTLDDVLADSEVPLFESRSDFLQAVEDVVGRGPVATE
- a CDS encoding cation:proton antiporter, with amino-acid sequence MALLDVGVMFVAVAAAGAVASRLGQSVIPAYILVGTLLGQYVLGRLSLPVVGTAYVPETEFISLGAELGIVFLLFFLGLEFNLDRLLARRGPIGTAGTIDLANFGVGLVLGWLVFGAFLPAFLIAGIVYISSSAVITKSLIDLGWIANDEAEPLLGTLVYEDLFIAVYLAVASALVLGGGDVAAAAADVGIAVGFILVLLAAVRFGTPAFDRLVATDNMEFVALRAVAAVVFVAGAALALGVSEAVAAFFVGMAFSATGRVHDIETILEPVRDVFAAVFFFWIGLVTDPALFADVAALVALAVVVTTPTKAVTGYFAGRAFDLDARRSTRVGLGMTTRGEFSLIIATVAVSGAEAGSFDPALAATINAFAVAYVLVMAVLGTTLMSYSAPFESLATAWLDRDGSDSGGVNG
- a CDS encoding DUF7562 family protein, whose product is MWGSRGSRDRRTVVCIACGESVLREDAREYDKEGDRWSRRDKEFEYLCADCDDEICHQPRDGLESLLRSIEADGLSDEEFLERYVDAVADDGARSDEGDAGARSDRGRSDRTRSDRDRSDRDR